Below is a genomic region from Gemmatimonadota bacterium.
CCATACATCAGGCCGATCTGGGCCCCGTCAAACTTGAGCGTCTGCCCGAGATACGTGCCGAGGGTGACCGCCCAGCTCCCCCAGATGAAGTACTGGAGGAACATCATGATCTGGAGTCGGAGGCGTGTGCTCACTTGATCTCCCGGATCTTGATGTTGCGGTACCAGATGGTGTTGCCGTGTTCCTGCAGGCCGATGCTTCCCTTCCGCGCCAGGCCATACGTGGGCCACTGCGCGAACTTGGTCTTCTTCACGGCATCCTTGAAGGCGCGCGAATCGAAGTCGACCTGGTCGGCGATCTTCGTCCCGTTGAACCACGTCTCGACGATCGCACCATGGGTCATGATCCGCATCGTGTTCCACTCGCCGAGCGGCTTCACGAGGTCGGGGGATGCCGGAGCCAGCCCGTAAAGCGCGCCGGCGGAGGTGAGCGGCGAGAGGCCGTCACGGTGGCCGATGTTGTCGAGCACCTGGATCTCAGGGGCGTTCTGGTACACCACCTCGGTGCCTTCCGTGGCCCAGAAGAAGATGCCGC
It encodes:
- a CDS encoding DUF1080 domain-containing protein encodes the protein MSAMHATPNTLTEAEKKAGWTLLFDGKSMKGWHLYQKPGQMTGWEAKDGMMVKTATTGDIMTDKQFDSFELVLEWKIESKGNSGIFFWATEGTEVVYQNAPEIQVLDNIGHRDGLSPLTSAGALYGLAPASPDLVKPLGEWNTMRIMTHGAIVETWFNGTKIADQVDFDSRAFKDAVKKTKFAQWPTYGLARKGSIGLQEHGNTIWYRNIKIREIK